One genomic region from Athalia rosae chromosome 3, iyAthRosa1.1, whole genome shotgun sequence encodes:
- the LOC105687682 gene encoding laccase-like — protein MMSSTPITSASRLLSTFALVATSCFLLVHGDHYPGQAELDRDPSLSSPQDCLRACKKGDPPRICYYHFTIEYYTVLGSACELCTPNITNQVTANCQCVLADGIERSIVAVNRMVPGPSIQVCEGDKVVIDVANHADGADTAIHWHGILQKGTQYYDGVPQLTQCPIPHATTFRYQWMADEAGTYFWHSHSGLQKLDGVYGPLVVRPINGTDPNEALYDVDSNDQLIFINDWMHELANDHFPGLLGPNQGQLPDNLLINGKGRYTDPVSGNTTTTPLDVITVKPGLRYRMRMVSSMCTVCPVIITIEGHDLLLIDMDGSAVRPVKVGSAIIFTGERYDFVLNANQTVGAYWIHVRGLGECGIPPGIHQHAILKYEGGPDEPTTKQPTYDNPLPQGVLLNPLDGKCDYPRKDAVCISQVQSAIPVEKALLTSEPDAKIYLPFKFFNYNTTELFEPNTYDRFMVAPGGVALLSLIDGVSFMFPPSPPLSQFEDIDPELFCNDDDRPPNCGENCMCTHMHHVECGSIVEIVIVDEMGVDDLYHPFHLHGYCFSVMGMGHGSRPKDGVRRKLTVDDIRNLDLQGLLNRRTDLPPYKDTIPIPNNGYVVMRFRADNPGYWLLHCHFMYHTVIGMNVVIKVGNQTDLPPVPSGFPKCGNWLPPITPIPTKTECVSKQAKRCTPKK, from the exons ATGATGTCTTCAACGCCGATCACCTCCGCATCAAGATTGCTGTCGACATTCGCACTCGTCGCGACATCATGCTTCCTCCTCGTTCACGGAG ACCACTATCCAGGTCAGGCGGAATTGGATCGGGATCCCTCGCTCTCATCCCCCCAAGATTGTTTGCGTGCATGCAAAAAAGGCGACCCACCGAGGATATGCTATTATCATTTCACCATTGAATACTACACCGTTCTCGGATC TGCTTGCGAACTGTGCACCCCCAACATCACGAACCAAGTAACGGCCAATTGTCAATGCGTGCTCGCCGATGGCATCGAGCGAAGCATCGTAGCTGTCAACAGAATGGTGCCCGGGCCCAGCATCCAGGTATGCGAAGGTGACAAGGTCGTCATTGACGTTGCGAATCACGCGGACGGTGCGGACACCGCTATTCATTGGCATGGAATTCTGCAAAAAGGGACCCAGTACTACGACGGTGTTCCACAGCTCACGCAGTGTCCTATTCCGCACGCTACTACCTTCAG GTACCAGTGGATGGCTGACGAGGCCGGTACATATTTTTGGCACTCTCATTCGGGTCTGCAAAAATTAGACGGGGTATACGGACCTTTGGTCGTTCGTCCCATCAACGGCACTGACCCTAACGAGGCTTTGTACGACGTCGATTCGAACGATCAGTTGATCTTCATAAACGACTGGATGCACGAATTGGCCAACGACCACTTCCCAGGACTTCTGGGACCCAACCAAGGCCAGCTACCCGACAACTTGCTGATCAACGGGAAAGGGCGGTACACG GATCCGGTGTCCGGCAATACGACTACCACTCCGCTGGATGTAATCACCGTGAAACCGGGCCTCAGGTATAGGATGAGGATGGTCAGTTCCATGTGCACCGTGTGCCCCGTTATAATTACCATCGAAGGGCACGATTTGCTGCTGATCGACATGGACGGTAGTGCGGTACGTCCCGTGAAAGTCGGTTCCGCCATCATTTTCACag GGGAGCGTTACGATTTTGTATTAAACGCGAACCAGACAGTAGGTGCGTATTGGATACACGTTCGCGGATTGGGAGAATGCGGTATACCGCCGGGTATTCATCAACACGCGATTCTCAAGTACGAGGGGGGACCGGATGAGCCAACTACCAAACAACCGACTTATGACAATCCTCTTCCTCAGGGAGTA CTTCTCAATCCGTTGGACGGTAAATGTGACTATCCGCGTAAAGACGCCGTGTGCATAAGTCAGGTACAAAGTGCAATCCCCGTCGAAAAAGCGTTGCTGACGAGTGAACCGGATGCAAAAATTTACCTgcccttcaaatttttcaactacaaTACCACGGAGCTCTTCGAACCGAACACGTACGACCGTTTCATGG TCGCACCCGGCGGTGTCGCGCTTCTTTCGCTGATCGATGGCGTCTCGTTCATGTTTCCACCGTCACCACCGTTGTCCCAATTCGAAGACATCGATCCCGAACTGTTCTGCAACGATGACGACCGTCCCCCTAATTGCGGAGAGAATTGCATGTGCACGCACATGCATCACGTCGAATGCGGTTCAATTGTTGAGATAGTAATTGTGGATGAAA TGGGAGTGGACGACCTGTACCATCCGTTTCATTTGCATGGATACTGTTTCTCGGTCATGGGAATGGGTCATGGGTCTAGGCCCAAGGACGGAGTGAGGCGAAAATTGACCGTCGATGATATTCGAAATCTCGATCTACAAGGTCTCCTGAACAGACGGACAGACCTGCCACCTTACAAAGATACGATTCCGATTCCCAACAATGGATACGTAGTTATGAGATTCCGCGCCGATAATcccg GGTATTGGCTGCTGCACTGTCATTTCATGTATCACACGGTAATCGGTATGAACGTAGTTATCAAAGTTGGTAACCAGACCGATCTACCTCCCGTTCCATCGGGCTTTCCAAAATGTGGGAATTGGCTGCCACCCATAACACCCATACCAACCAAAACGGAATGTGTCTCAAAACAGGCAAAACGTTGCACACCAAAAAAATAG